In a genomic window of Gossypium arboreum isolate Shixiya-1 chromosome 9, ASM2569848v2, whole genome shotgun sequence:
- the LOC108457403 gene encoding uncharacterized GPI-anchored protein At1g61900 isoform X2, giving the protein MIQWWQKARRAMDCFQSVSRVKGSLCQQLLIFIFWLSSFQDVATLHDPSYIPSTSELANPPTTALFEPIEISPAVIPRYPSPDESVPPMYPSFPTTYEPNLTGRCPVNFSAISNIMGKTASDCSLPLAALVGNVICCPQLGSLLHIFQGYGIDSDKLVLGNAVANDCFSDIISILASRGANKTIPTVCSVKSSNLTGGSCPVKDVNTFEKTVNMSKLLEACSTVDPLKECCRPVCQPAIMEAALQISGTQMILNDDKTVVGEANHMDAINDCKGVVYSYLSRKLSPDVANSAFRILSACKVNKVCPLEFNQPSEVIKACRNVAAPSPSCCSSLNTYIAGIQKQMLITNKQAIVCATMFGSILRKGGVMTNVYELCDVDLKDFSIQAYGQQGCLLRSLPADVIFDNSTGYSFTCDLTDNIGAPWPSSSSMSSLSLCAPEMSLPALPTSETLKNLGCHGCTLEMLVPIFSFFVFSTFLY; this is encoded by the exons ATGATCCAATGGTGGCAAAAGGCTAGAAGAGCTATGGATTGCTTTCAGAGTGTTAGCCGTGTTAAAG GTTCCCTATGCCAACAGTTATTAATATTCATTTTCTGGTTATCGAGTTTCCAAGATGTTGCCACATTGCATGACCCTAGTTACATTCCTTCCACGTCTGAGCTAGCTAATCCACCGACTACTGCATTATTTGAACCTATAGAAATATCCCCTGCTGTCATTCCACGATACCCTTCTCCTGACGAATCTGTACCACCCATGTACCCAAGTTTCCCCACAACATATGAACCAAATTTAACTGGAAGGTGCCCTGTAAATTTTTCTGCTATCTCGAATATCATGGGGAAAACAGCATCTGATTGTTCTCTACCTTTGGCAGCACTTGTAGGAAATGTTATATGTTGTCCACAGCTTGGTAGTTTACTCCACATCTTCCAGGGTTATGGCATCGATTCTGATAAGTTGGTCTTGGGAAATGCTGTTGCTAATGATTGTTTTTCAGATATCATTAGTATCTTAGCTAGCAGAGGGGCCAACAAGACAATACCCACGGTATGTTCTGTAAAATCATCAAATCTCACAGGTGGTTCTTGCCCGGTGAAGGATGTTAATACCTTTGAGAAAACAGTGAATATGAGCAAGTTATTAGAGGCTTGCAGCACTGTTGATCCTCTAAAGGAGTGCTGCAGGCCGGTTTGCCAACCTGCAATTATGGAAGCTGCTCTGCAGATTTCTGGAACACAAATGATACTCAATGATGATAAAACTGTAGTTGGGGAGGCTAATCATATGGATGCCATTAATGACTGTAAAGGGGTGGTATATTCATATCTTTCAAGGAAACTCTCGCCAGATGTGGCCAACTCTGCATTCAGAATACTATCTGCCTGCAAGGTCAACAAGG TTTGCCCTTTGGAATTTAACCAGCCATCAGAAGTAATTAAGGCATGCCGTAACGTAGCTGCTCCCAGCCCTTCCTGTTGTAGCTCATTAAATACATACATTGCGGGGATACAGAAGCAAATGTTAATAACAAACAAGCAAGCCATTGTCTGTGCAACGATGTTTGGATCAATATTAAGAAAAGGCGGAGTTATGACAAAtgtttatgagctttgtgatgttgaCTTAAAAGATTTTAGTATCCAAG CATACGGACAACAAG GATGCCTATTACGAAGCTTACCAGCAGATGTTATATTTGACAATTCGACGGGCTACAGCTTTACATGTGACTTGACTGACAACATTGGAGCACCGTGGCCGTCATCATCTTCAATGTCATCCTTGTCTCTTTGTGCTCCAG AGATGTCGTTGCCTGCCTTACCAACATCGGAGACGCTGAAAAATCTAG GCTGCCATGGATGCACATTGGAAATGTTGGTacccattttttcattttttgttttcAGTACATTTTTGTACTGA
- the LOC108457403 gene encoding uncharacterized GPI-anchored protein At1g61900 isoform X1: MCSTSSGFTAPLQSLLESYKSIFSCMIQWWQKARRAMDCFQSVSRVKGSLCQQLLIFIFWLSSFQDVATLHDPSYIPSTSELANPPTTALFEPIEISPAVIPRYPSPDESVPPMYPSFPTTYEPNLTGRCPVNFSAISNIMGKTASDCSLPLAALVGNVICCPQLGSLLHIFQGYGIDSDKLVLGNAVANDCFSDIISILASRGANKTIPTVCSVKSSNLTGGSCPVKDVNTFEKTVNMSKLLEACSTVDPLKECCRPVCQPAIMEAALQISGTQMILNDDKTVVGEANHMDAINDCKGVVYSYLSRKLSPDVANSAFRILSACKVNKVCPLEFNQPSEVIKACRNVAAPSPSCCSSLNTYIAGIQKQMLITNKQAIVCATMFGSILRKGGVMTNVYELCDVDLKDFSIQAYGQQGCLLRSLPADVIFDNSTGYSFTCDLTDNIGAPWPSSSSMSSLSLCAPEMSLPALPTSETLKNLGCHGCTLEMLVPIFSFFVFSTFLY; the protein is encoded by the exons ATGTGTTCCACATCTTCAG GCTTTACTGCACCGCTGCAATCATTGTTAGAGAGCTACAAGAGCATTTTCAGTTGCATGATCCAATGGTGGCAAAAGGCTAGAAGAGCTATGGATTGCTTTCAGAGTGTTAGCCGTGTTAAAG GTTCCCTATGCCAACAGTTATTAATATTCATTTTCTGGTTATCGAGTTTCCAAGATGTTGCCACATTGCATGACCCTAGTTACATTCCTTCCACGTCTGAGCTAGCTAATCCACCGACTACTGCATTATTTGAACCTATAGAAATATCCCCTGCTGTCATTCCACGATACCCTTCTCCTGACGAATCTGTACCACCCATGTACCCAAGTTTCCCCACAACATATGAACCAAATTTAACTGGAAGGTGCCCTGTAAATTTTTCTGCTATCTCGAATATCATGGGGAAAACAGCATCTGATTGTTCTCTACCTTTGGCAGCACTTGTAGGAAATGTTATATGTTGTCCACAGCTTGGTAGTTTACTCCACATCTTCCAGGGTTATGGCATCGATTCTGATAAGTTGGTCTTGGGAAATGCTGTTGCTAATGATTGTTTTTCAGATATCATTAGTATCTTAGCTAGCAGAGGGGCCAACAAGACAATACCCACGGTATGTTCTGTAAAATCATCAAATCTCACAGGTGGTTCTTGCCCGGTGAAGGATGTTAATACCTTTGAGAAAACAGTGAATATGAGCAAGTTATTAGAGGCTTGCAGCACTGTTGATCCTCTAAAGGAGTGCTGCAGGCCGGTTTGCCAACCTGCAATTATGGAAGCTGCTCTGCAGATTTCTGGAACACAAATGATACTCAATGATGATAAAACTGTAGTTGGGGAGGCTAATCATATGGATGCCATTAATGACTGTAAAGGGGTGGTATATTCATATCTTTCAAGGAAACTCTCGCCAGATGTGGCCAACTCTGCATTCAGAATACTATCTGCCTGCAAGGTCAACAAGG TTTGCCCTTTGGAATTTAACCAGCCATCAGAAGTAATTAAGGCATGCCGTAACGTAGCTGCTCCCAGCCCTTCCTGTTGTAGCTCATTAAATACATACATTGCGGGGATACAGAAGCAAATGTTAATAACAAACAAGCAAGCCATTGTCTGTGCAACGATGTTTGGATCAATATTAAGAAAAGGCGGAGTTATGACAAAtgtttatgagctttgtgatgttgaCTTAAAAGATTTTAGTATCCAAG CATACGGACAACAAG GATGCCTATTACGAAGCTTACCAGCAGATGTTATATTTGACAATTCGACGGGCTACAGCTTTACATGTGACTTGACTGACAACATTGGAGCACCGTGGCCGTCATCATCTTCAATGTCATCCTTGTCTCTTTGTGCTCCAG AGATGTCGTTGCCTGCCTTACCAACATCGGAGACGCTGAAAAATCTAG GCTGCCATGGATGCACATTGGAAATGTTGGTacccattttttcattttttgttttcAGTACATTTTTGTACTGA